A portion of the Sabethes cyaneus chromosome 3, idSabCyanKW18_F2, whole genome shotgun sequence genome contains these proteins:
- the LOC128743169 gene encoding 39S ribosomal protein L17, mitochondrial → MNQAEVAKLMSQLKIAVRPRHRNLKNKDGPEGRLEKLRKTVTALVKHERIELNYQRADEARGYAERLISDAIRYGDRHRQTMEMADFWLVEKQLVHKLFKVLAPRYEQYTVSATRMYKAPKDYPGWYRPRAVLELRGNPYPPLVPSVSSNRFLLHNVLLDEAQKELRKEKYAEIAEQIVEKGKQEESDSTK, encoded by the coding sequence ATGAACCAAGCGGAAGTAGCCAAGCTGATGTCGCAGCTGAAGATTGCCGTTCGACCCCGGCATCGCAACCTTAAAAACAAGGATGGTCCCGAGGGTCGGCTGGAGAAGCTGCGCAAAACTGTGACGGCCTTGGTTAAGCACGAACGTATCGAACTGAACTATCAGCGGGCGGACGAAGCGCGCGGTTACGCTGAGCGGCTAATATCGGACGCCATTCGCTACGGTGACCGGCACCGGCAGACGATGGAAATGGCCGACTTTTGGTTGGTGGAGAAGCAACTGGTGCACAAGCTGTTCAAAGTGTTGGCTCCCCGGTACGAGCAGTACACGGTGTCCGCAACCCGAATGTACAAAGCACCGAAAGACTACCCGGGATGGTACCGACCGCGGGCCGTTCTGGAGCTGAGAGGGAATCCCTATCCACCGTTGGTGCCGAGCGTAAGCAGTAATCGCTTTTTGCTGCATAATGTTTTGCTGGATGAGGCACAGAAGGAGCTGCGTAAGGAAAAGTATGCGGAAATAGCGGAACAGATTGTGGAAAAAGGCAAGCAGGAAGAAAGTGATAGTACTAAATGA